tatgtaaaataaataatttaattcaattaatagtTAAGCCAATGTACGTGTTATTAAatctaaattagaattaattattgaaGATATATTTGTACTTTTAGTTAATGGTTATCTACTGTAGGATCATTATCTACTGTAAGGTTGTCTCTAATAGAAAAGGTTAAGAATGGAATTATCCCATGTTAACAAAATCCCAAAGTATTCACCTGAGTGATTCTAAAATATCAAATGTTGAAATTGGaatacttttcaacttaaaaaaattaaaaaatattatcgatttttaatttaaatgattcaaaattgtataaagtaTGATTTAGAATGTGAAAGTCCAacagtttttcgtttaaaatttaaaatatttaagattatacagttttaaattaaaatgcgttATACCCttaatatgtaatttttaaacagaaaaggttaaatttaaaataatttcatgtcAGCAAtgttaaaactattttctatCAATGTAtataatacaacatttttataaattatgatttaataattaaacgtTCACAATGTTgtcgttttaaatttaattttttacattttactatttttaattaaaattcctttttaccaaataattacgTAATAGAAAAGGTTGAAGTTGAAATAATGGcatgttaacaaaaattaaaactatttgattttaatttaaataatttcaactataaaatccTAGTACTTAAAATCGAAGATTaagattttctcttttttaaaatttacataaagtgttcagaattaaacaattttcagttgaaagttttaaTATCTAAAGCAATgttaaattgaaaacgttttaagaatcattttaatgaaactatagattagaaaatttcaaattaaattagcatttaatatttaagaattaaaaattgttttaaaattgaatggctCACGTTGCTCGAAAAGAGATTTCAATGCTATATCTTAGGTctattatacttaaaatttcgtgtttttggaaaaataaaattaagaccTATATGCTTCAAGTtttgaatttcgaattaaaaactaaaactatACTGCGCATCAAATTTTCGGaaccataaaaataattatttaagtatttgaaaatatctaaattaatgcTAGAAAAACGTGGATAGAACATGTACTTTTAAAAGATcattaaattttgttagaaaattcgaattttattttgctGTTCTTTAAATTTATGATAACAGGTATGTGCAATTTcctattacttaaatattaattttgactgaaaaatgtaatggttgatatttcaacaaaaaatgcgaatttttaacaagataatacattttttaccaaactaatataattttcagctaaaaaagacgaaatttcaacaaaacagttgagtttttaactgaaaaggataattttgtaacaaaattgtggaattttcaacaaaattattataatttcaaccaagaagatgaattttctagtaaaaggACGAATCTGGAACAAAACGCACGGATTTGCAatcaaatattgttgaatttttaactaaaagagataaatttccaaacaaaaatgaaattttgcaatttttaggaTTCCATTATTTGGAtgataactaaaattttttacgcACTGTAGTTTTAgttagttttcaattcaaaattcaaaatctgaatctataaatttaaaactaagcaTGTACAAACGTGagccattaaattttttaataatttttaattcctaaattttaaaggttgatctattttgaaattttctaatttataaagtttcattgaaatcattatttaaacttatttaattaaacattgcTTTGGATTAGaaagctttcaattaaaaattgtttaattctgaacaattgatgtaaaaattgtaaaaaagagaaaatcttAAACTtcgaatttaagtaaaaaaaattttttatcagagaaaaaactcatttttaacaaaatattcaacttttctatcaaaacgacgatttttaaactaaaattatgtgtCTTCAAccgtgaaaatatatttttaatcaagtgtTTATACTTTtgactaagtagttgaattttcaactacaaaataggAATTtgcaaggaaaatttaaaaatagatatttcaaaaaaaaaaaagattttaattttaaataaataatagttcaattcaaccaaaattcgaatttttaacagaagagtttaATCCTTGTCCAAAACAgactgatttttaaccaaacatttgtatttttaacgcgaaaaaatttcatttctattcaagtagataaattttcaagcaaaaaggattatttttaacaaaatcgttgaattttcagcaacataatcaaatataatattaaggcatataagaaattaataaatatatcagtATTATTATATCAGTatgctttataaattttttcacttcGCGTAAATATAGTGTTGTAATTTAAAgggaaacatttaattttaataaattcgtaACTACTTAATAGAAAACGATATATATGTATAAAttctagttatttttttattgcgcaAGAgcgatttcacaaattttatttgtgtcTTTCAGACGAGTTTATGCAAAAAGAAAGGATTGAGTATAAAATTGGAAAACGACATCTTGCTAATATGATGGGTGAAAATCCTGATAATTTCACCGAAGATGATGTAAAAGTAAGATACGCACAttattacattgttaaaaattaaaacagattttttaataataatttaaagtttatatcCGATTTTTTTTTAGAGACATGTTTTAATTGGCATTTTTTTCCTAACAGAGAGCGATAGAATATTTATTTCCTTCTGGAATATTTGACCAGCATGCGAAACCAGTCATGAAACCTCCAGATGAAATTTTCCCTCCCCGAAAAGCTGCTCAGTTTGACGAATCTGGCAGACCATTCCACTCTATGTTTTACACTTGTAGGCCGAATTTTTATCAAACGATTCACGTAcgaatttttcttagtttttgcGTATATTAatgcagtaaaaataattttttaatttctaataatatcAATACTTTTTGCAGAGTATCGCAGgtgaaatttacaaattaaacaaaagagAAGACAGCCTACATCAAAACGGTTTAAGAccagatgaaaatataaaaatgtaggtAAAACTTAATACAAAGCAGTGGAAATTATCCTAATAGCGTgagatattttcttaaattattttttgttcctgTTTTTCTTCTTCAGTAACTTGGAAACGTCAATTTGGCTGACAAAATTGGAATTTGAGAAACATCTTCTTGAAGAGATTTCGGATGAGTTtgtaagtatttttaataattagttcaaAAAGTCTAGATTTCAATTTAGACccataaaaactttatttgacTGGATGTGTTTTAACAGGGTGTTTACTAACAAGGAAATACAAATCCGAGTTGggaataatattttaagtttcgacaaataattttttgatcatagaaaataattatgttctaAATATTTTACTTCCACACTATAATTGGTACCGGTAACAACAAAATTACCTAGAACGATTAAAAGATTGCgggaaaaatgttataaatattttatttgaaaaaattgactttaagaTTGGTAGATTTCAAAATAAGTcgaaaaagaatttgaatattttaaaattttgaaaagaatgaaaaataatttaaatcttcagaagatttttaaatatttcaaataaaacattcgAGTAAGCTtaagagaaatttagaagttttacaAATATGCGAAAACAATTCAAAACTCGAATaggttttcaaaaaaactaaagaaaaatatagatttttgaatatttcgagataaaaaaagttgagaaactttttaaaagttttaaaaggttttaagagaataaaccaattttcttaagatttgttggaaaattttaaattttaatttttcaacattaatttgaagagaatgcttggaaatattttcaaaatagtcaaaaaagaaTCCAATAGATATtgcggcaattttttaattatgcagaattgaaagaaaattagaagttttaaaaagatagagaaataattgaaaatttaaaaacatttcatgaactttaaaagaaaatgaaaatgtttaaagatgcctaaaaaaatttttaaactatttgataatttcgaaaggtttctagaaaactaaaaagttttttgtttaagattcctaggaaaattataataattttttattttgaaaaattaatttttaaagataattttaaaagattgctaaAAATGTCGaacaaaatctggaagattttagtacaattttttctattgtaacatttttcaatatttcatgaataattcgggttagtttaaaagatatttacaaattattttcttcatagaaATGCCACCTTTTGcttaaaaaggcaaatttgtagtttgtaatttcttgtaattttttttaattcatctattccattttattcatctttttcgttaaaaaattaatgcttttgtttggaaattcgtctttttagtagaaaattcaattacttaattgaaaatgttttttcattgaaaattcatatttgcggattgaaaattcaactatggttaaaaattcaactattttgttgaaatttcatcttttcgattaattaaactgttttagatttgaaattaaaatctttttcagttcaataatcgactattaaatttgttttctttgttagattgaaaatataactacttggtTCTAaagttaactactttgttaaacattacttttttgttgttgttaaatatttataattttagttgagaattcatttctttggttaaaaatataaaaatttcgttaaaatttttttttttggcaaaaaattaattcattttgtttaaaattcaactatttggtttaaaatgaacttttttgttcaaaatttatacttaaacaattttacttatgtgtagaaaattttatctattttgtaaaaatttaatctcttttgatgcaaaataatattcttgtgcgaggattcaactatttcgttgaaaactcgtatttttcgcaaataatttaagatttgaaaagatttaaaacaaaatgtttcttcTATTATAAACGAAATAGAACAATATtgcaaatacaaataaaaatttttcaaattttattcatttattaaaaaaaaaagatttttctatgatagaagatgaattttcaagaaaaaaagtgtaatagttgatatttcaaccaaaaaaatatgtaatttcgtcccaaaataatgaattttaataccaaaaagaagaattttcacaaaataaagatttttcagccataaagtaaaaaaactttacctaaattgttgaatatccaaaccacaagacgaattttttgtacaaaaatttaattgctaactaaagaatatgaattttcaggaaaaaataactttcaaacaaaaatataaaccttcaacaaaaaaaaataccaaacaaaacagttgaatccttaaccaaaaaagattaattttcaaccagacagaaCCATTTTGATCGACAAAcgatcaaattaaagaaaaaaattagaatctttatacaaaacatattttcttttgacttttcaacaccaaaatttgagttttaaacaagaacGAAATACTGtacgaaatgttgaattttcaacgaaaacgtacgattttttcacaaaattgttgaattttcctccaaatatttgcatttttatgcaagaaagataaaatgtctactaaaatagttgagttaaaaaaaatggctttatttttattaaaaaaatgaatgaattttcaataccaaaatatgaattttaaaaaacaagtaaaTCTTTTACGAAgtaattgactttaaaaaaaacagtgtaatttttaaccaaaaaggatgattttaaacaaaattgttgaatgttcaaccgagcagttgcattttaatccaagatagatgagttttctactgaaatagatgaatttttgaaataaaaagacaaattcatttcaacaaaagtatttgaattttcaacaaaaaaaatattttgtttgacttTTCATCACCAAAATTTGAGcattaagcaaaaagtaaattttctatgaaatgttcaattttcaacacagcagctgaattttctacgaaaacggatgatttgttaaataaattgttgaattttcaaccaaatatttgcatttatatccaagaaagatcaaatttctactcaaacatattaatttttaaattaaaaagacaaattcattTCAacataagtatttgaattttcattgaaaaaatattttggtttgacTTTTCATCACCAAAATTTGAGTTTCAaataagaagttaattttctaccaaatgttgaattttcaataaaacggctgaattttgaacgaaaacgGACGatgttttaataaatagtttaatttttcaccaaatatttgtatttatatccaagaaagatgaaattcctactaaaacagatgaattaaaaaaaaatggttttatttttattaaaaaaaaatgaatgaattttcaataccaaaatatgaatttaaaaaaacaattaaatcttttaCGAAGTAATTGACTTTNNNNNNNNNNNNNNNNNNNNNNNNNNNNNNNNNNNNNNNNNNNNNNNNNNNNNNNNNNNNNNNNNNNNNNNNNNNNNNNNNNNNNNNNNNNNNNNNNNNNcagtgtaatttttaaccaaaaaggatgattttaaacaaaattgttgaatgttcaaccaagcagttgcattttaatccaagatAGATGagatttctactgaaaaagatgaatttttaaaataaaaagacaaattcatttcaacaaaagtattttaattttcaacaaaaaaatatttagtttgacttttcatCACCAAAATTTGAgctttaagcaaaaagtaaattttctacgaaatgttgaattttcaacaaagcagctgaattttcaattaaacggatgattttttaaataaattgttgaattttccaccaaatatttgcatttatatccaagaaagatcaaatttctactaaaacagattaattttttaattaaaaagacaaattcattTCAacataagtatttgaattttcattgaaaaaatattttggttcgaCTTTTCATCACCAAAATTTGAGTTTCAaataagaagttaattttctatcaaatgttgaattttcaacaaaacggctgatttttgaacgaaaacggacgattttttaataaatagtttaattttcgaccaaatatttgtatttatatccaagaaagatgacatttttactgaaatagatgaatttttaaacctgcATTCAACAAAACTgctggattttcaacgaaaacggacgatttttaataaaaatgtttgaatattttataaaatatttgcaatttatatcaaaaaagatttcagttgacttttcaacaacagtatataatttttaaacgaaagaaattttctacaaaatagttgaattttcaaccaaacagttgcatttttatccaagaaagatggaatttctacTTTAACAGATggattaaaaaagtcaaaattttcaaaaaaattgttttagtttaatttagaaaaaaatggatgaattttgaataacaaaatatgaatttaacaaaagaaagtaaatcttttacaaaatatttgaattttcaacaaaaccattgaatttttatctaaaaaggatcattttaaccaaaattgttgaattttttacgaaatagttgaatgttcaacatcAAAGAATGACTTTccaacaaaacttttgaattcttaaaaaaaaataaaatctataactaaaaatataatcttcaagaaaaagcaactgcaaaaaaagaaatataaataaaagattattgattattatcatttttattattattacttttgtaagatttttttttgaatccctgattttttaaataactgttgGATTCGTTCGTTTTTCACTGAtcggtctagtggaatatttattaacattagttaattaattttcaattgtttaaataaatggaattcgtttgaataatttcctttcaattttttaaaaaattattactgtgggtctagtggaatatttcttagtaataattgattatttaataataattaattaatcagtaatatttaagtcaTAATTGCtattacgaaaaaatatataaaattagtcaaacaatgttgataaatattccacggaagaaatattaataatttttaatgcagaaattattaaaacaaattccatttgttttaacaataaaaaatcattttaccaatgttaataaatattccactagggcaacattattaattataagtgaaaaaagacaaaaatgcTTTGGTGAAAAggtgatacatgaaattcttcgttggataattctctacaggcccccatactttcccttaacattttttcaaacccttacaaattattttaaaaactcaacaaagtgatttttccccatgcatttcacatgggaaacttcaagccaaaaccgacacctgttaaaataaaaaaaataaaaaattatagaatttctttGTTCAGATTTGGAAAAAAAGGAGGGGATCGTAGCCCTCTACCAtgcaaaaaattttgccatgcatttttggaccatcctaatgTACACTTACTGCAAACTAtcacgtaatttaagtacagcaCCTGATAGGAGATTTTATCATTACAGTCCGCAAATAATCGGGTATTTATTGGCCGAAAATTAGTAGACACccagtttttattgaaatacttttgattaaaacataCAGCGTTGTGCAGATAATTGTAGATGAAATTTATAACTGCCAGATgacaataaaaactttatttttcagtaCGAATACTTCATAAATACTGCACAGAGATTGGCAGATCATCCATTGGCTCATGAAGCTTCGGATTTCATTATGAAGTATAGGAAACCTTTGCAGGGATTGATGGAAACAGCCGCTGTACTTCCAGTatgtatcaaaattcaaaatagtatgTGTATTTTGtaccaaagaatttaaaaccgCTTAGAGCATTATGCGCACTAATTATTCTTCCTTAGGGGAAAAAATTGTGGTTATTTTCCAGGAAAAtgatagaataaaaatgtttttttcatagattttaccaaaaattttatatgatttttgaacGTAGGTAATTTACAAAAGTTCATCTAATTATAGCGtaaaaattccagtaaattcaatataagcaaatcattttatttttttaatttgcatacaGTTCTTGAAAATTAGCAGATTAgtacttttagtattttttttttttcaatgtaagatTTGAGTTTTCACGTTTTAAGAGTggataattgtaaaaataaggttgaatttcttaaatcatAACCCACGCTACTTTCAGGAAATTAATGTTGGTATTTTATTACATTTcggaaaaaaactttgaatttcagtactaaaattataaatatgccATTTTTAAGTCATGCGCAACTTTTaactttaatcaaaataatttgatttattgaCAACTTTAGTTACATTTTAGATTATTTGAAGAAACTAAATTCTTGATTTTACGACAAGTACATccgagaataaaataaaaattagtaaatatattGATAAGCTTGAgtatataaattaaatacaaaataaaaaaaaaaactttaaagcaaCATTCAGAGGCCGTCCATGAAGTACGTTACCAAGTGGGTCAATGAGAGTAaggttacgaacttagataacatttagtatatttcctgatgataaattttaatgagttcttttttctctgtttttaagaaactttccctttttccgTGTAAGGTAGTTGAGCTAAActttctagtttttaaaaatctatgaaaattgaaaagaccCTATCGCTAATATgctgaaattttattatcattacaaaatagctaaatcctcaaccaaaaaaaaactcatttttatcaaTAGaagttttaaccataaaagacgcaattctttcaaaaagagacgagttttttataaaaaagttcaattttttaacacgaaagtatgcatttttaacgaaataggtgatttttgtataaaatatgagttttttaacaaaatagtgacatttttaacgaaacagatcaatttttaactaaaatggcgaatctttaataaaaagcaatacattttgaacaaagtagttcaatcctcgataaaaaagactaaatttcgttcagttgaatttttaactgaaaaaaaagaattttcaacaaaatggtggaatttccaattgaaacagattaaatgattttgaataaatatttctgTTGTGGttttacttttcatttgtttttaaggttatagaaatattatatttgtaacatttctgcgaaaattcaaacatatttttgaagatttcagatatgtcgaaaaagcacttttttttattttacaggattttgcaAAGTTTTAGGAAACATTCgagtcaatttaaaagatatgtaggccttttaaaaatttgaagaataaatatattCAACTCACTcggattagtttaaaatttttttaaaatcataaaacttaaaaaagttgcccttaaatcttccaaattttctatGGCAGTGTTAGCAGTATTTGGTAATGTTTCAagacctttttgaattttcattgaaaattaatttttcgaattaatcataaaaaaatttacaatttgtttgaattccTGTAAACCTTTTCGAGTATCGaatcattcttttaatatttccaaaacatttacaccttctaaatatcttttaaaatcattttaaatttgccataaatttccttagaattctaaaaaatacaattaaaatgccttcaaatcttccataTTCTGTTATGGCCATtatagaaatctttataaatgtttttaagctttttaaaattctcgcttaaaactattttttttttttataaaaaatcagtttaaatttttccatgaatttttaaaaatgtttaagatacttcaaaattttaatttccaaatattaaaaaatttacatttttgcatctttataatttttttaggtttaaattaattttgaatctttttaaagcttcttaatatcatttaaacttactcaaatttttcataaaacattgtAATCtggctaattaaaaaatgttgctttaaaattatCCATATTGTTTTCCggaattttaagaaacatttcaagattttttggaatctttttaattttctcttaaaattgatttttcaaaacaaaacaaaaaatcaatataaatttggccagatattttaagcgattttttattatcgtgaaacctttctaaatctttaagaagcttttcaatttttatttccaaatattcaaaatttaagctttttctaatgttataaaaatgtttgaagttttaaattagcaGATtagttttcagatttttaatggaataagTAGAGGAAAACAGAGCTATTTCAGATATCtacttaaaacttgaaaaaatcctGTTGGCCTCTGAAAATGATTATCCAGAGTATTTCTGCTgaaactgtaatttttaaaatctataaaattttaaaaatttcatcgctaatatgctaaaatatttaattttacacatTATTTAATGTATAAACTTTATAAGTTAGTTTGcacgttgaaaatgtaaatttaaatttaaatttgttgaacatATTCGttgttgttgaattcaactgtttttgattaaaaattaatatcttcttcgattgaaatattaaatactacatttttcgttcaagattcatatttttggaataaaaattcaaatacttggttcaaaactaaactgttttgttacaaattaatttgttgtggttgaagatttataatttgaattcaaaattcttctctttggttgctAAGTAagatattctgtttaaaattcatttcctttattgaaaattttactattccagttgaaactcaaactatttaaaaaaatttttgttgttgttaaaatacaatttgtcttttttagttgaaaatcctaatttttcaaaatacaaaatcagTATTAATTCTCCCACGAATTATAAGAAGTTTTCGTTATTATCGTGAAGCcttttaaactttgtaaaaagcttcgaaatttgtttcgaaatcctccaaaatttacattttgttaaaaaaatgttttcaatatttttagatttcaaaatatttttccactatttcaaaatcctttaatccttctgaatattttttttaattattcgaatttttccacaaattttcttaaaattctgaaaatttataaaacttgcgttgaaattttttagaatctgtTATAACGATTTTAGAaatcttaactttttaaaatattctcttgaaattacatgttcaaaatagaaatatcagttatcattttttcataaatccttaaataatttttctattatcgtGAATCGTTTCAAAGTCCTTAAGAAGcttcgaaattttgatttccaaatattaaaaaatgtacatttttaaacattcttaaaaatattttgaatctttttaaaactgcaAAGTGTCTCTGTAATCTtgctaattgaaatattttgcttgaaaatctttcccatactttttttgaaattttagaaaataatttaaaatctttggaaatctttttcaattttctcttaaaatttattttcaaaaagaaaaatcagtTTACATTtgccagaaattttaagaattttttttattatcttgaaatctttttaaattcattaaaagctTCTTtatgttcgaaatcttcaaaagccTGCTAATTACATTTAGTATTTCAAATTGCTGACACCTTtcttatattgatttttattattattaaatatattatttagataatCTTATGTTTCTCATAAACCCGAAGTTTGCGGATTTTGTTTAAGCGGCAAAAACAATGAAAGCTTCATCCAATGAAGCAAACGAGTCtcctaacaaaaaatagtttcaaatagtTTGGAGTAATTTCGAGGTGGAATATATTATATACTTTGTGTTTCAGATTGAGTACGATTTAGATGGAAGGCCATTTGTCACTGTGAAAGGTGCGTCTTTTTCCTTAACATTCTAGATTCGTATAAcgtatttctactaaaaattattatgcaCTGCACATAAACAACTAAATGGGTGAAAATACGAAAGCTGATAATATCATCTTTTTCGAATATTACCTTGTAAAAGAAAGCTtgagatttaattattaaatatacctatttaCCAAGTTAATTGCAAAAATACGCAATAAAGGAAAgaatctatttcaaatttagaaggtTCTACACTTATGTCGCAGAATCTCTCCGCGATGAAATGTCTTGTTTTATTACAGGAATTTAGACGACACGTATTTTTCCGCtttgataaagaaattttaataagttactaacatttcaattttctaatctattttcaacaaatcacaaATTTTTCCTCTAAAACTTGGTAGTTTTTGACCTAATTTAGatgtttcaattttcttttcgaaTTCCCTCAAAATCTgtcggaaaatatttaaaaagtttaaaattacttaaactatttttgtggataagagaatttttttcttaaaatcgaattttcgcatttttctttagaaccaacaaaattaaagaaaaaataacttcaaagttTCCATATCTAGAAAAGTTTCccaaaaaatttctctttcttgtttGTGATATCGTgctatgtttaagaaaaaaattctcttctccGTAAAAATAGTTtagtaatttaaaacttttaaaatattttttgacagattTTGAAAGAGTACAGTGAAACCCATTAGAATTCGAAAACAAAATTAGAACAGCTGAATCAGGTTATAAACTATAGAATTATAAAGTAAAACTttgttatttgtttttcaca
This Belonocnema kinseyi isolate 2016_QV_RU_SX_M_011 chromosome 3, B_treatae_v1, whole genome shotgun sequence DNA region includes the following protein-coding sequences:
- the LOC117169918 gene encoding 28S ribosomal protein S9, mitochondrial, which encodes MAFSSSRAFIFYLNNCKNIVKARNIVSNNSCVITSIQNANKRSYSTQELLLEQTEIYNTGLPKKKISKAMQMYLQRSKEHNEFMQKERIEYKIGKRHLANMMGENPDNFTEDDVKRAIEYLFPSGIFDQHAKPVMKPPDEIFPPRKAAQFDESGRPFHSMFYTCRPNFYQTIHSIAGEIYKLNKREDSLHQNGLRPDENIKINLETSIWLTKLEFEKHLLEEISDEFYEYFINTAQRLADHPLAHEASDFIMKYRKPLQGLMETAAVLPIEYDLDGRPFVTVKGCCRKSARGTVVLRGNGSGEITINGQDITYFKDWTCREQSFEVHEGNRSAGLSTFLYAQFRVTRECTCGVKIQYALVAQSVSKWSVRQNDLGTLAGR